Proteins encoded together in one Candidatus Nitrosocaldus cavascurensis window:
- a CDS encoding sulfite exporter TauE/SafE family protein — protein sequence MDAIGILVVVVVGISAGILGSLLGLGGGFIIVPALAFLGIEPSRIAGTSMFTVLSTSASSTASYAMQRGSRSNYREREDHSNDSNRTNMGSSSSYDSNGDGDGSNDNDDGSDGRDRQNKKKRRGSSRRGVGRIDYATASRLAVFALPGAVIGAYSSSLLDLASFKLYFALLLAGVASYMLINPYYHVKEKHYPKQVSYAVSFLSGFIASLFGVGGGAILVPMMLMVLRMDMHVAVPTVHLIILLSSISGVATHAMLGHPEYMLAVMLVGGTFTGAQIGSRLLGRVRDIVLRRLVSIAMMIVAARLIYDSIIH from the coding sequence TTGGATGCGATAGGTATATTGGTGGTTGTTGTAGTAGGGATATCTGCAGGTATACTAGGCTCCCTGCTTGGATTGGGTGGAGGCTTTATAATAGTGCCAGCACTTGCATTCCTAGGCATAGAACCTAGCAGGATCGCTGGTACAAGTATGTTCACAGTACTCTCAACATCAGCATCCTCAACAGCATCATATGCTATGCAGAGAGGTAGCAGGAGTAATTACAGAGAGAGGGAAGATCATAGCAATGATAGTAATAGAACCAACATGGGTAGCAGTAGTAGCTATGATAGTAATGGTGATGGTGATGGTAGTAACGATAATGATGATGGTAGTGATGGGAGAGATAGGCAGAATAAGAAGAAGAGGAGGGGTAGTAGTAGGAGGGGGGTTGGTAGAATAGATTATGCTACTGCATCAAGACTTGCAGTATTTGCATTACCAGGAGCAGTTATTGGTGCATACTCATCATCCCTGCTAGATCTTGCATCATTCAAACTGTACTTTGCACTCTTACTTGCAGGAGTAGCATCCTATATGCTCATAAACCCATACTACCATGTCAAAGAGAAGCACTACCCAAAGCAGGTATCATATGCTGTAAGCTTCCTCTCTGGTTTCATAGCAAGCCTCTTTGGGGTTGGTGGTGGAGCAATACTTGTACCTATGATGCTCATGGTTCTTAGAATGGATATGCATGTAGCAGTACCTACAGTGCATCTTATCATACTATTATCATCAATCTCTGGTGTTGCTACACATGCAATGCTTGGGCATCCAGAGTACATGCTTGCAGTGATGTTGGTTGGAGGAACATTCACTGGTGCGCAGATAGGCTCTAGGCTACTAGGAAGGGTAAGGGATATAGTGCTTAGAAGATTGGTCTCAATAGCGATGATGATTGTAGCAGCAAGGCTTATCTATGATAGCATCATCCATTAA
- a CDS encoding SDR family NAD(P)-dependent oxidoreductase has product MSTSMRFADKVVLVTGSGTGIGQAVAKKFAEEGASVIIMGRRREPLEATARELEAIMKSRNSNGKVRMFPGVDVSSVQEVIDMFNAIGKEFNGIDILVNNAGVSGPVKILASQPFKEFRECVSIHLTGTFWMSINALRYMNDNGRVITIATYFTEERPYEQRPYRFRTPYTSAQGAKNRLSEALAWEMAEKGKRIYFIVSNPGPVHSDRIYKTVYPKAAAEFIRIGGFQGLSAIDIERIASDVLPYVGEDDGMLEKAIDRLASRIAEERSREDSMQANATQDTSNIASTIRSCLDKIREVAEKIQNNTKNMIVDGNFLTQEETAEIILNLADVEVSRLVNGRIMPSDRVFYPVKPLISTYQHSDAVDANLAGKNILLSISSNDDVTIRRVKHLISKLSGYYARCTLLSQHDVALDGVDKRICNMMDEDEVRRTIRDVRPNITIHLTGNYDYNREVTSLSREEWDALVDRFINIPALISKETLNAIVYDGGREPSRFKNSNGMIIIVGPDAPYGKKVSNLLRARAEVFRGALRPFAVTATQELSEVLNSNMRVYLVLPGSIDGKEPDDGRLVDTCLYLASGRAINRVEVIYYPDEVRT; this is encoded by the coding sequence GTGAGTACGAGCATGAGGTTTGCTGATAAGGTTGTGCTTGTTACTGGTAGTGGGACTGGGATAGGACAGGCAGTAGCAAAGAAGTTTGCAGAAGAGGGTGCCAGTGTAATAATAATGGGTAGAAGGAGGGAACCTCTAGAGGCAACTGCTAGAGAGTTGGAGGCTATAATGAAGAGTAGGAACAGCAATGGCAAGGTTAGGATGTTCCCTGGCGTTGATGTTAGCAGTGTTCAAGAGGTTATAGATATGTTCAATGCAATAGGCAAAGAGTTCAATGGTATAGATATCCTTGTTAACAACGCTGGTGTCTCTGGTCCTGTAAAGATTCTGGCATCACAACCATTCAAGGAGTTCAGGGAGTGTGTAAGCATACACCTCACTGGAACCTTCTGGATGAGTATAAATGCTCTAAGGTACATGAACGATAATGGTAGGGTAATAACCATAGCAACTTACTTCACCGAGGAGAGGCCTTATGAGCAGAGGCCTTACAGGTTCAGAACCCCATACACTAGTGCTCAAGGTGCAAAGAACAGGCTATCTGAGGCACTTGCATGGGAGATGGCAGAGAAGGGTAAGAGGATATACTTCATAGTAAGCAACCCTGGTCCAGTACACTCGGACAGGATATACAAGACTGTCTACCCAAAGGCTGCTGCAGAGTTCATAAGGATAGGTGGCTTCCAAGGGTTAAGTGCAATAGATATTGAGAGGATAGCAAGTGATGTGCTCCCATATGTAGGGGAGGATGATGGGATGCTTGAGAAGGCTATAGATAGGCTTGCATCAAGGATAGCAGAGGAGCGTAGTAGAGAAGATAGTATGCAGGCTAATGCTACCCAGGATACCTCAAACATAGCATCTACTATAAGATCATGCCTTGATAAGATAAGGGAGGTTGCAGAGAAGATACAGAACAACACAAAGAATATGATAGTTGATGGGAACTTCCTTACACAAGAGGAGACTGCAGAGATAATACTCAACCTAGCAGATGTTGAGGTTAGCAGGCTTGTTAATGGTAGGATAATGCCATCAGATAGGGTATTCTACCCAGTCAAACCACTGATATCTACTTACCAGCATAGCGATGCTGTTGATGCTAACCTTGCTGGTAAGAATATACTACTCTCAATCTCAAGTAACGATGATGTAACGATAAGAAGGGTTAAACACCTCATCTCCAAACTCTCTGGCTATTATGCAAGGTGTACACTACTTAGCCAGCATGATGTAGCATTAGATGGTGTGGATAAACGCATATGTAATATGATGGATGAGGATGAGGTTAGAAGAACAATAAGAGATGTGAGGCCTAACATAACCATACATCTAACTGGCAACTATGATTACAACAGGGAGGTAACATCGCTATCAAGGGAGGAGTGGGATGCGTTAGTTGATAGATTCATAAACATCCCAGCGCTTATAAGCAAGGAGACCCTTAATGCTATAGTTTATGATGGAGGAAGGGAGCCATCTAGGTTCAAGAATAGCAATGGTATGATAATAATAGTTGGACCAGATGCACCGTATGGGAAGAAGGTATCCAATCTGCTAAGGGCTAGGGCAGAGGTCTTCAGAGGGGCATTGAGACCATTCGCCGTAACTGCAACACAAGAGTTGAGCGAGGTATTGAACTCCAACATGCGTGTATACCTTGTACTCCCTGGAAGTATAGATGGTAAGGAGCCAGATGATGGTAGGCTTGTAGATACATGCCTATATCTAGCATCTGGAAGAGCAATAAACAGGGTTGAGGTTATCTACTATCCCGATGAAGTAAGGACATGA
- the fen gene encoding flap endonuclease-1, giving the protein MGTDLKPLIKAKEIKLESLAGKVIAIDAYNALYQFLATIRGYTGEPLMDAHGRVTSHLSGLFYRSVNLLAAGIKPVYVFDGKPPALKHAELESRRRSKEEALAKYEEALQEGRFEDARKYAQATSMLKDYMLNDAKTLLTLMGIPYVEAPSEGEATAAYLTIIGLAYATASQDYDSLLFGSRRLVRNLTISGRRKLPNKNVYVDVNPEIIELDELLRDLGISREALVDVAILIGTDFNPEGFKGIGAKKALQLIKKYGRLEDIDVEGLRDELKMVDYNAIREIFLKPEVAEPSNVNIIFKEVDEQGVTRFLCDEHNFSRERVSNAIKRLNEAIRIRGSSLEQWFS; this is encoded by the coding sequence ATGGGCACTGATCTCAAACCATTGATCAAGGCTAAGGAGATAAAACTTGAGAGTCTAGCAGGTAAGGTTATTGCCATAGATGCTTACAATGCACTATACCAGTTCCTAGCAACGATTAGAGGTTATACTGGAGAGCCTCTTATGGATGCACATGGTAGGGTTACAAGCCATCTAAGCGGGCTCTTCTACAGGAGTGTTAACCTTCTCGCTGCTGGAATAAAGCCTGTATACGTGTTTGATGGAAAGCCTCCAGCACTCAAGCATGCTGAACTTGAGAGTAGGAGGAGGAGCAAGGAAGAGGCACTTGCAAAGTATGAGGAGGCGTTGCAGGAAGGAAGGTTTGAGGATGCAAGGAAGTATGCACAAGCAACATCAATGCTAAAGGATTACATGCTGAATGATGCAAAGACACTACTTACACTCATGGGCATACCATACGTGGAGGCACCATCAGAGGGCGAGGCTACAGCAGCATACCTAACCATCATAGGATTGGCATATGCAACAGCAAGCCAAGATTATGACTCACTACTCTTTGGTTCAAGGAGGCTTGTAAGGAACCTTACAATAAGCGGGAGGAGGAAACTTCCAAATAAGAATGTGTACGTTGATGTCAACCCAGAGATTATAGAGTTGGATGAACTCTTGAGAGATCTAGGCATAAGCAGGGAAGCGCTTGTAGATGTTGCAATACTGATAGGCACCGATTTCAATCCTGAAGGCTTCAAGGGTATAGGTGCAAAGAAGGCTTTACAGTTGATAAAGAAGTATGGTAGGCTTGAGGATATAGATGTTGAGGGTCTAAGGGATGAGTTGAAGATGGTAGATTACAATGCAATAAGAGAAATATTCCTCAAGCCAGAGGTTGCTGAACCTTCTAATGTAAATATTATATTCAAAGAGGTTGATGAGCAAGGTGTAACAAGATTTCTATGTGATGAGCATAACTTCTCTAGGGAGAGGGTTAGTAATGCAATCAAGAGGTTGAATGAGGCTATACGGATAAGGGGTAGCAGCCTAGAGCAGTGGTTCTCTTGA
- a CDS encoding zf-TFIIB domain-containing protein yields the protein MKCPMCDVELHIAERHGIEIDYCPKCRGVWLDRGELDKIIERATWSDRYDDERYRHYDEDDYRDKDRDEYRYRKKRSFWGEIFDFD from the coding sequence ATGAAGTGCCCAATGTGTGATGTTGAATTACATATTGCTGAGAGGCATGGTATAGAGATCGATTACTGTCCAAAGTGTAGGGGTGTATGGCTTGATAGAGGCGAGTTAGATAAGATAATCGAGAGGGCAACATGGTCAGATAGATATGATGATGAGAGGTATAGGCATTATGATGAGGATGATTACAGGGATAAGGATAGAGATGAGTATAGATACAGAAAGAAGAGATCGTTCTGGGGAGAGATATTCGACTTCGACTAG
- a CDS encoding FAD-dependent thymidylate synthase — MSINMDEFTEHEKELLKQHFSNTDKPVFVITTPKQVDRGALMSRYSRSSKSMRRIFLDEFLNNPSRGEEFYERVLVEYGDDSVAELGLVQVGIEGISQIAIQSIEDRRIGLSYLEKSTRYVRFDQKGKDGMYQYYRGEDMMELRYADSYIEACDLAFNTYSKSIESMIKYLKEVEPIHSMYFLDSSKGVEVPFDELKSSDDIKRAEKAYEASIRAKALDILRVLLPASTLTNVGIAGNARAFEYLLNILLASRLKEEHDIALMLHDELTKYIGPFIKRVRTKYGEVFREYLNSTRDGIASIAMKYLAKDDGNRDGTYLDEVRLVDYEDNDTVEVKVVASILYEHASASYTNLLELAAKMSREERAKIIDEYVRHRANRRHRPLRAFEIPYYTFDLCTNFGIFRDLHRHRILTMQRQMLTTNHGYYKPTEVIDAGLEKEFDECMQKSKEVYELIAYKEGKPLQAQYVVNLAYRYRYLIKMNLREAYHIIELRTPPQGHPAYRRIAQEMYKAIADVHPNLARGMRFVDMRDYSSRIDAEKRKLLKLKDK, encoded by the coding sequence ATGAGCATCAACATGGATGAGTTCACTGAACATGAGAAGGAACTGCTCAAGCAGCACTTCTCCAACACAGATAAGCCTGTATTCGTGATAACAACACCAAAGCAGGTTGATAGAGGAGCTCTGATGTCAAGGTACAGTAGATCAAGCAAGAGTATGAGGAGGATCTTCCTAGATGAGTTCCTCAACAATCCCAGCAGAGGAGAGGAGTTCTACGAGCGTGTACTAGTTGAGTATGGGGATGATAGCGTTGCTGAACTTGGGCTTGTACAGGTTGGCATAGAGGGTATATCACAGATAGCCATACAGAGCATTGAGGATAGGAGAATAGGCTTATCGTACCTTGAAAAGTCAACAAGGTATGTTAGGTTTGATCAGAAGGGCAAGGATGGCATGTACCAGTATTATAGAGGCGAAGATATGATGGAGTTGAGGTATGCTGATTCCTATATAGAGGCATGTGATCTAGCATTCAACACATACAGCAAGAGTATAGAGTCAATGATCAAGTACCTTAAGGAGGTTGAGCCTATACACTCAATGTACTTCCTAGATAGCAGTAAGGGTGTAGAGGTGCCATTCGATGAACTCAAGAGCAGTGATGATATAAAGAGGGCAGAGAAGGCATACGAGGCTAGCATAAGGGCAAAGGCTCTGGATATACTTAGGGTACTTCTCCCAGCATCTACCCTAACCAATGTTGGTATAGCAGGGAATGCAAGGGCATTCGAGTACTTACTTAACATACTTCTTGCATCTAGGCTAAAGGAGGAGCATGATATAGCATTGATGCTCCATGATGAGTTAACAAAGTATATAGGGCCATTCATAAAGAGGGTTAGAACAAAGTATGGCGAAGTATTCAGAGAGTACCTGAACTCAACAAGGGATGGTATTGCAAGTATTGCAATGAAGTATCTTGCCAAGGATGATGGTAATAGAGATGGTACATATCTGGATGAGGTTAGGCTTGTTGATTATGAGGATAACGATACTGTAGAGGTTAAGGTTGTAGCATCCATACTATATGAACATGCATCTGCATCGTACACTAATCTCCTCGAACTTGCTGCTAAGATGAGTAGGGAGGAGAGGGCAAAGATAATAGATGAATATGTTAGGCATAGAGCAAATAGAAGGCATAGACCACTGAGGGCATTCGAGATACCATATTATACATTCGATCTATGCACAAACTTTGGTATATTCAGAGACCTACATAGGCATAGGATACTAACTATGCAGAGGCAGATGCTTACTACTAATCATGGTTATTATAAGCCAACGGAGGTTATAGATGCTGGTCTTGAGAAGGAGTTCGATGAGTGTATGCAGAAGAGTAAGGAGGTGTATGAACTGATTGCGTACAAGGAGGGAAAGCCACTACAAGCCCAGTACGTTGTTAACCTAGCATATAGATACAGATACCTTATCAAGATGAACCTTAGGGAGGCTTATCACATTATAGAGTTGAGGACACCCCCGCAAGGGCATCCAGCATATAGGAGGATTGCACAGGAGATGTATAAGGCTATCGCAGATGTACATCCAAATCTAGCAAGGGGTATGAGGTTCGTGGATATGAGGGACTATTCATCACGTATAGATGCTGAGAAGAGGAAGTTACTGAAACTAAAAGATAAATAA
- a CDS encoding DUF192 domain-containing protein, with translation MQLKHLLIAVGVGAVAYGITALLLSMTTGIGRVDESNDTASYIPSKYEVKRIMIDGIMLEVEVADTDEKRALGLMYREGLDDGKGMLFIFPTEGRYSFWMMNMRFNIDILWIDSSGRVVYIVEDAEPCKGSSGEDIRQCTYYPDVRARYVLEVNSGFVREHNIGIGSTITILD, from the coding sequence TTGCAGTTAAAGCATCTCTTGATAGCAGTAGGGGTAGGGGCAGTTGCATATGGGATAACAGCACTCCTACTATCCATGACTACAGGGATAGGTAGGGTAGATGAGAGTAACGATACGGCTAGTTATATACCCTCTAAATATGAGGTTAAGAGGATAATGATAGATGGTATAATGCTGGAGGTTGAGGTTGCAGATACTGATGAGAAGAGAGCGTTAGGGCTTATGTATAGAGAAGGGCTTGATGATGGTAAAGGGATGCTATTCATATTCCCTACAGAGGGTAGATACTCATTCTGGATGATGAATATGAGGTTCAATATTGACATACTCTGGATAGACTCATCTGGGAGGGTTGTGTACATAGTTGAGGATGCTGAACCATGCAAGGGTAGCAGTGGAGAGGATATAAGGCAGTGCACATACTACCCAGATGTTAGGGCAAGATACGTGCTTGAGGTTAACTCTGGATTCGTGAGAGAGCATAACATAGGTATAGGCTCAACAATTACAATACTGGATTAG
- a CDS encoding sulfurtransferase, which translates to MYVCMVMLVTVDELKKMLDAKAQDLLIVDARSWHEYCYGHIPGAVNMDLFAFHWADTSDEGIERFNSSLKMLLKSAGITYDKHIIFYDDITGTLAARGLWLMHYICHEHTMVLDGGFSMWRRRGYPVEKEPTRPSPVNEEYTYRFNNDVLATYRYILERMNNHNVRIVDARSREEYYGIHVRASRGGHIPNAVNIDWEANMMHNGTMKPVEMLRSVYSSILHRDDEGNDDKEGVKEDDDNDMEIICYCQGGYRAAHAYLALKLLGMKKVRVYLGSWYEWGNRYELPVE; encoded by the coding sequence ATGTATGTATGTATGGTTATGCTAGTAACTGTTGATGAATTGAAGAAGATGCTAGATGCAAAGGCTCAAGACCTCCTCATAGTAGATGCTAGATCATGGCATGAGTACTGCTATGGGCATATACCTGGAGCAGTTAACATGGACCTCTTTGCATTCCACTGGGCAGATACAAGTGATGAGGGTATAGAGAGGTTCAACTCAAGCCTGAAGATGCTGCTCAAAAGTGCTGGCATAACATATGATAAGCATATCATATTCTATGATGATATAACTGGCACTCTAGCTGCTAGAGGCCTATGGCTCATGCATTACATATGCCATGAGCATACAATGGTCCTTGATGGTGGGTTTAGCATGTGGAGGAGGAGAGGCTATCCAGTTGAGAAGGAGCCTACAAGACCAAGCCCTGTGAATGAAGAGTACACATACAGGTTCAATAATGATGTGCTTGCAACATACAGATACATACTAGAGAGGATGAACAACCATAATGTTAGGATAGTTGATGCAAGGAGCAGGGAGGAGTATTATGGTATCCATGTGAGAGCATCAAGGGGAGGGCATATACCAAATGCAGTGAACATAGACTGGGAGGCTAACATGATGCATAATGGTACGATGAAACCTGTTGAGATGCTCAGATCGGTGTACTCTTCTATTCTGCATAGAGATGATGAAGGTAATGATGATAAAGAAGGTGTAAAGGAAGATGATGATAATGATATGGAGATAATCTGCTACTGTCAGGGAGGTTACAGGGCAGCCCATGCATACCTAGCATTAAAACTACTAGGCATGAAGAAGGTTAGAGTATACCTTGGATCATGGTATGAGTGGGGGAATAGGTATGAACTACCAGTAGAGTAA
- a CDS encoding metal-dependent transcriptional regulator, with product MGKARDRLESIKAAHSKHGMGGRGRTQRMEDYLEVIYELMEHKGYVSMSDISNYLNVSSASVTKMVQRLHESGYIEYEKYRGIRMKDKGLEIAKMIRERHSILIELLLLLGIEEEDAHRITEGIEHYFDNRSLKRLEQLIQIIKSDESIAKRISNL from the coding sequence TTGGGTAAGGCTAGGGATAGGCTAGAGTCCATAAAGGCTGCACATAGTAAGCATGGCATGGGTGGAAGAGGAAGGACTCAAAGGATGGAGGATTATCTGGAGGTTATATACGAGCTTATGGAGCATAAGGGTTATGTAAGCATGAGCGATATATCCAACTACCTCAACGTTAGTTCTGCTAGCGTTACAAAGATGGTGCAGAGGCTGCATGAATCTGGCTACATAGAGTATGAGAAGTATAGAGGGATAAGGATGAAGGATAAAGGGCTAGAGATTGCCAAGATGATAAGGGAGAGGCATAGCATACTTATAGAGTTACTGCTACTTCTAGGTATAGAGGAGGAGGATGCGCACAGGATAACAGAGGGTATAGAGCATTACTTCGATAACAGATCGCTCAAGAGGTTAGAGCAACTTATACAGATTATAAAGAGTGATGAGAGCATAGCGAAGAGGATAAGCAATCTATAA
- a CDS encoding nicotinamidase, giving the protein MSGMLDDGSALIIVDMQNDFMPGGSLPVPDADKIIPIINKYIEIFMAKGLPIFASRDWHPPNHISFKQRGGVWPVHCVRNTLGAKFHPDLKLPRSAIVISKATDPNREAYSAFDRTELADRLREKNIKRVFITGVATDYCVKNTALDALENGFEVILLEDATKGLANSESAIEEMKAKGVKMMRLEQLIAVKNR; this is encoded by the coding sequence ATGAGTGGGATGCTTGATGATGGTTCAGCACTTATAATAGTTGATATGCAGAACGACTTCATGCCAGGAGGCTCCCTACCAGTACCAGATGCAGATAAGATCATACCTATCATAAACAAGTATATAGAGATATTCATGGCCAAGGGACTACCAATATTTGCTAGCAGGGACTGGCATCCTCCAAACCATATATCGTTCAAGCAGAGGGGAGGAGTATGGCCTGTGCACTGTGTTAGGAATACCTTGGGTGCAAAGTTCCATCCAGATCTTAAACTGCCTAGAAGTGCAATTGTTATATCGAAGGCAACTGATCCAAACAGGGAAGCATATTCAGCATTCGATAGGACTGAACTTGCTGATAGGTTGAGGGAGAAGAACATAAAGAGAGTGTTTATAACAGGGGTTGCAACTGATTACTGCGTAAAGAATACTGCATTGGATGCGCTTGAGAATGGGTTTGAGGTTATACTGCTTGAGGATGCTACAAAAGGGCTAGCAAACAGTGAATCTGCAATAGAGGAGATGAAGGCCAAAGGGGTTAAGATGATGAGGTTGGAGCAGCTCATAGCAGTAAAGAATAGATGA
- a CDS encoding PINc/VapC family ATPase, whose product MDDSNDNNNKLVLDTSIIIDGKVSRMLEYGELNKCEIIIPIAVLDELQAQASLSREQGFIGLNEVKRLRELCSSKGITLRFEGERPSMDDIKLARHGRIDALIKDVAKKEGATLITADYVQALVAEAEGINVRYIRKDVKRELSFERYIDEQTMSLHMMEDVSIFAKKGKPGAFELVKVREEPCTHAELMNMIREISDAARLTPGANEISMNGATVIQLGNYRIAITRPPFSDKLEITVVRPTVRLTLDDYRVSKRLMERLKSRAEGILIAGPPGSGKSTLASSLAEFYMKQGKIVKTFESPRDLQVSDAITQYAPLEGSFKKAAEILLLVRPDYTIFDEVRKSEDFEVFADMRLAGVGMVGVVHASSPLDAIQRFIGRVELGMIPHILDTIIFVNAGAIVKVYELNLTVRVPTGMVEQDLARPLIEVRDFETNRLEYEIYTFGEENVIVPVEAESSGDGIKRLAEERILEVVRRFDKSAEVKITGSSSALVRVDRSAIPLLIGKSGSTIKELERMLGISIDVEPRIRSMGEQVKFDISEQGNSLYITFEDIVNKSVDVYVDDQYLFSAMVGKKARIKVSKDSDVGKRLLQALLANSRISILVDRRGNG is encoded by the coding sequence ATGGATGATAGTAATGATAATAACAATAAGTTAGTGCTAGATACCAGCATAATAATAGATGGAAAGGTAAGCAGGATGCTTGAGTATGGTGAGTTGAACAAGTGTGAGATAATAATACCAATTGCGGTTCTGGATGAACTACAAGCACAGGCATCTCTAAGCAGGGAGCAAGGCTTCATTGGCCTGAATGAGGTTAAGAGGCTAAGGGAGCTATGTTCAAGCAAGGGGATAACGCTAAGGTTTGAGGGTGAGAGGCCAAGCATGGATGATATAAAGTTGGCTAGGCATGGGAGGATAGATGCGTTGATAAAGGATGTTGCAAAGAAGGAAGGAGCGACACTTATAACTGCAGATTATGTACAAGCACTGGTAGCAGAGGCTGAAGGTATCAATGTGAGGTATATACGCAAGGATGTGAAGAGAGAGCTATCATTTGAGAGGTACATAGATGAGCAGACCATGAGCCTGCACATGATGGAGGATGTTAGCATATTTGCAAAGAAGGGTAAGCCTGGTGCATTCGAGTTGGTTAAGGTTAGAGAGGAGCCATGCACACATGCAGAGTTGATGAACATGATAAGGGAGATATCAGATGCAGCAAGGTTAACCCCTGGTGCAAATGAGATAAGCATGAATGGTGCAACAGTGATCCAGTTAGGAAACTACAGGATAGCAATAACTAGACCACCATTCTCAGATAAACTTGAGATAACTGTAGTTAGACCAACTGTAAGGCTAACGCTAGATGATTATAGGGTATCGAAGAGGCTCATGGAGAGGCTCAAGAGCAGGGCTGAAGGTATACTAATAGCAGGACCCCCAGGCTCTGGCAAGAGTACACTGGCAAGTAGCCTGGCAGAGTTCTACATGAAGCAAGGGAAGATAGTGAAGACATTCGAGTCACCAAGGGATCTACAGGTTAGCGATGCAATAACACAGTACGCACCATTGGAGGGGAGCTTCAAGAAGGCTGCAGAGATACTCTTGCTTGTAAGGCCAGACTACACAATATTCGATGAGGTTAGGAAGAGTGAGGACTTTGAGGTCTTTGCTGATATGAGGTTGGCAGGGGTAGGGATGGTTGGTGTAGTGCATGCATCAAGTCCATTGGATGCTATACAGAGGTTCATAGGCAGGGTTGAGTTGGGCATGATCCCCCATATACTTGATACAATAATCTTCGTTAATGCTGGAGCAATAGTCAAGGTTTATGAGTTGAACCTAACGGTTAGGGTACCTACTGGCATGGTTGAGCAGGATCTTGCAAGGCCTTTGATAGAGGTTAGGGACTTTGAGACTAACAGGTTGGAGTATGAGATATACACGTTTGGTGAGGAGAATGTTATAGTGCCAGTTGAGGCAGAGAGCAGTGGTGATGGTATAAAGAGGCTTGCAGAGGAGAGGATACTTGAGGTTGTAAGGAGGTTTGATAAGAGCGCTGAGGTGAAGATAACTGGTAGCAGTAGTGCACTGGTTAGGGTTGATCGTTCAGCAATACCATTGCTTATAGGCAAGAGTGGTTCAACAATAAAGGAGCTTGAGAGAATGCTTGGCATAAGCATAGATGTTGAACCAAGGATCAGATCTATGGGAGAGCAAGTAAAGTTTGATATAAGTGAACAGGGTAACTCACTATACATAACATTTGAGGATATTGTAAACAAGAGTGTTGATGTATACGTTGATGACCAATACCTATTCTCTGCAATGGTTGGAAAGAAGGCTAGGATAAAGGTCTCCAAGGACTCTGATGTTGGTAAGAGGCTACTACAGGCATTGCTTGCAAATAGCAGGATAAGCATATTGGTAGACAGAAGGGGTAATGGATAA